The DNA sequence TCAGTGAGCTGCCCGACCTGCGGGTCGAGTTCGCCACCGGGCCCAACGGCGAGGACGGCAAGTTCTACCCGTACCTGCGCGACCCGAAGACCATGGCGCGGCCGTGGGCGGTGCCGGGCACGCCGGGGCTGGAACACCGGATCGGCGGCCTGGAGAAGGCCGACAAGACCGGCGACATCTCGTACGACCCGGGCAACCACGACTTCATGGTGCGCACCCGGGCCGCCCGCATCGAGGCGATCGACGTCCCCGACGTCGAGGTCGAGGACCCCTCGGGCGAGGCGAAGGTGCTGGTCCTGGGCTGGGGTTCGACGTACGGGCCGATCGGCGCGGCGGCGCGGGCCCTGCGCCAGCGCGACGTGAAGATCGCTCAGGCGCATCTGCGGCACCTCAACCCGCTGCCGAAGAACCTGGGCGAGGTGCTCGCCTCGTACGACAAGGTGGTCATCCCGGAGATGAACCTGGGCCAGCTCGCCCAGGTGATCCGGGCGCGCTACCTGGTCGACGTCGTCGGCTACAACCAGGTCCGCGGACTTCCCTTCACCTCCACCCAGCTGGAGACCATGCTCGAGGAAGTGATCAAGAATGTCTAACGCGGTTCCGGTCCAGCTGTCGGCGAAGGACTTCAAGTCCGACCAGGAGGTGCGCTGGTGCCCCGGCTGCGGTGACTACGCGATCCTCGCCGCGATGCAGAGCTTCCTGCCGGAGCTGGGCATCCCCCGCGAGCGGACCGTCTTCGTCTCGGGCATCGGCTGCTCCTCGCGCTTCCCGTACTACCTGAACACGTACGGCATGCACTCGATCCACGGGCGTGCCCCGGCGATCGCGACCGGCCTGTCGGTGTCGCGACCGGACCTGACGGTGTGGGTGGTGACCGGTGACGGCGACGCGCTGTCCATCGGCGGCAACCACCTGATCCACGCGCTGCGCCGCAACGTCAACCTGAAGATCCTGCTGTTCAACAACAAGATCTACGGCCTGACCAAGGGGCAGTACTCGCCGACCAGCGAGCTGGGCAAGATCACCAAGTCGACGCCGTCCGGCTCCTCGGACGCGCCGTTCAACCCGATCTCGCTGGCGCTGGGCGCCGAGGCCTCGTTCGTGGCCCGGACCATCGACTCCGACCGCAAGCACCTCCAGTCGGTGCTGCGGCAGGCCGCCGACCACCAGGGCTCGGCGTTCGTGGAGATCTACCAGAACTGCAACATCTTCAACGACGGCGCCTTCGACGTGCTCAAGGAGCCCGCGACCCGCGACGACTACCTGATCCGGCTGGAGCACGGGCAGCCGATCACCTTCGGGTCCGACAACCAGCACGTGGTGACCCACCCGGCGGGCAGCTTCGGGCTGGCCGTCGGCGAGGCCGCCGACACCGCCGCGGGTGACGTGCTCGTGCACGACGCCCACGCCGAGGACCCGGCGTACGCGTTCGCGCTGTCCCGGCTGGCCGGGCCCGACCTGCGGCACACCCCGGTGGGCGTGTTCCGCTCGGTGCGCCGCCCGTCCTACGACGAGCTGGTGCGCAACCAGCTCGACGCGGCGAAGGCCAAGGCGGGCGAGCCCGAGCAGGACCTGGCCGCCCTGCTCAACTCGGGCGACACCTGGACGATCCTGTAACCGTCACGCAGCGAACGCGCCCGTGGCCGGGTCTACCGGCCACGGGCGCGTTCGACTTTCCCGCGTCGGCGACCCGCCGTCAGGCGCGCGCGATCCGGCGCCATGAAGCCGAACGCGCCCACACCTCATACGGTGTATCGACACCGTATGAGGTGTGGGCGACAGCGAGGCCCATGTCGCTTCGCGGAGCGATCAGGACAGCGCGACGGGCACGTCAGGCGGTCGCCTTCTTCTCGATCTCGCCGCGCTCGGCGGCGAACTTGGTCTTGATGCCGGCGTAGTTCTGCCCGAAATACATGATCATGCCTAGGCTGCCGTTGTCGGACCACAGGCAGATCGCCACCGGCACCCCATCCGAGGTCCCCTGGCCGCACTGGGCCACCCCGCCGAGCGGCCCCGGCTCCACCTTCTCGAACGTGATCTTGCCGAGCGAGGAGGCGGCTCCCGAGGCGAACTGGTCGAGGGTGGTCTGCGGCGCCGGATTCAGCATCGCGACCGCGAACGCCATGGCCAGGTTCTTCTTCTCCGCCGAGCCGTAGTAGGCCGCCACCGACGAGGTGGCACCGGGCAGCGCGGAGGCGAACCCCGACTTCATGTCGTTGACCGTCTTGGCCAGGCCCGCGTCCGTACTCCTCGCGCGGCCGCCGAGAGTCTTCGGCTCGACCACGGAGGTCTTGTCGGCGTCGTCCAGCTTGTCGGCGACGTCCTCGACGGTGTTCTTGGCCTTGTTGTAGACCCAGTAG is a window from the Catellatospora sp. TT07R-123 genome containing:
- a CDS encoding 2-oxoacid:ferredoxin oxidoreductase subunit beta; the protein is MSNAVPVQLSAKDFKSDQEVRWCPGCGDYAILAAMQSFLPELGIPRERTVFVSGIGCSSRFPYYLNTYGMHSIHGRAPAIATGLSVSRPDLTVWVVTGDGDALSIGGNHLIHALRRNVNLKILLFNNKIYGLTKGQYSPTSELGKITKSTPSGSSDAPFNPISLALGAEASFVARTIDSDRKHLQSVLRQAADHQGSAFVEIYQNCNIFNDGAFDVLKEPATRDDYLIRLEHGQPITFGSDNQHVVTHPAGSFGLAVGEAADTAAGDVLVHDAHAEDPAYAFALSRLAGPDLRHTPVGVFRSVRRPSYDELVRNQLDAAKAKAGEPEQDLAALLNSGDTWTIL